In a single window of the Pseudochaenichthys georgianus chromosome 16, fPseGeo1.2, whole genome shotgun sequence genome:
- the LOC117461151 gene encoding transcription factor E2F3-like — protein sequence MRRGISSAPDKVILAGVGGSHLDNNIILTTLTDRLNPSQANATYIQIITTPPPCNVTQTSNVCLLDPSINNIYTTPQQAAANGAGQRPALGRPPAKRRLALDDSDHQYQSEPTRTPRARGGAAVTNGPRLKTPRTPKSPPEKTRYDTSLGLLTKKFVDLLAQSSDGVLDLNLAAETLQVQKRRLYDITNVLEGIHLIKKKSKNNIQWMGCSLLEVEGSLSQRQILTSEVSALAEEEQRLEQLIQRCSMDMRHMSDLQSNQKYAYVTYQDIKQLGNLRDQTVIVVKAPTDTKLEVPDPDESLSIHLTSTKGPIDVLLCPDEENDPKSPVKNGSTDINGNSPFLKVLQGPTCTTTSSIASLAPPSSSSSAVSVTTLSPISSPYTSLLQQTEDQIPASLGPFLNLGPPLLDQDDYLLGLGDDQGISDLFDACDFDKMPSLGLDDLLCS from the exons ATGAGAAGAGGGATCTCCTCGGCTCCGGACAAAGTGATTTTAGCGGGGGTTGGGGGCTCTCATTTGGACAATAATATAATTTTAACAACTCTCACGGATCGTTTAAACCCCAGTCAAGCCAACGCTACCTATATCCAAATAATAACCACCCCACCGCCTTGCAACGTTACACAGACATCAAATGTGTGTTTATTGGATCCTTCGATAAACAACATTTACACAACTCCACAACAAGCTGCAGCAAACGGAGCAGGACAACGACCCGCTCTGGGGAGACCGCCG GCAAAGAGGCGGTTGGCGCTCGATGATTCAGACCACCAGTACCAGTCAGAACCAACCAGGACTCCTAGAGCCCGAGGGGGGGCCGCGGTGACCAATGGGCCACGGCTAAAAACACCCAGAA CCCCAAAGTCTCCACCAGAGAAGACTCGGTACGACACCTCTCTGGGCCTGTTGACAAAGAAGTTTGTGGACCTTCTTGCCCAGTCTTCTGATGGCGTCTTGGACCTCAACCTCGCCGCTGAAACTTTACAG GTACAGAAGAGGCGGCTGTATGATATCACCAATGTACTAGAAGGCATTCACCTAATCAAGAAGAAATCAAAGAACAACATTCAGTGGAT GGGGTGTAGTCTGTTGGAGGTAGAGGGGTCTCTGAGCCAGAGACAGATCCTAACGTCAGAAGTTTCTGCGCTGGCAGAAGAAGAGCAGAGACTCGAGCAACTCATCCAGAGATGTAGCATGGATATGAGACACATGAGCGACTTGCAAAGCAACCAGAAATAT GCCTATGTAACATACCAAGACATCAAACAGCTTGGAAACCTCAGAGACCAGACTGTTATTGTCGTCAAAGCGCCCACAGACACCAAACTAGAAGTACCAGACCCTGATGAG AGTTTGTCCATCCACCTGACCAGCACTAAGGGTCCCATAGACGTCCTTCTGTGTCCAGATGAGGAAAATGACCCTAAGAGTCCTGTAAAAAACGGCAGCACGGACATCAATGGGAACTCGCCTTTCCTCAAAGTCCTTCAAG GTCCAACCTGCACGACCACTTCTTCAATCGCCTCCCTAGCTccaccttcttcttcttcctcggcAGTGTCCGTCACCACTCTGTCCCCCATCTCGTCCCCTTACACCAGTCTTCTCCAGCAGACAGAAGACCAGATTCCAGCGTCCCTGGGGCCTTTCTTAAACCTCGGGCCTCCTCTTCTGGACCAGGACGACTACCTTTTAGGTTTGGGAGATGACCAGGGAATCAGCGACTTGTTTGACGCATGTGACTTTGATAAAATGCCCTCTCTTGGCCTGGATGATCTTCTGTGCAGCTAG